In the uncultured Methanobacterium sp. genome, one interval contains:
- a CDS encoding DUF5750 family protein, giving the protein MQLKVKIIDYGFSDSMKSYFVAYKVTGLTGGELKKLKELLNDPITVKENELYLNVYFEEEYYPFGTEDSKNRLEDYLAREEIEMTAYLFDLLEED; this is encoded by the coding sequence TTGCAGTTAAAGGTAAAAATTATTGATTATGGATTTTCTGACAGTATGAAAAGTTACTTTGTGGCCTATAAAGTAACTGGACTCACTGGGGGAGAACTTAAAAAGCTTAAAGAGCTTTTAAATGATCCAATAACGGTCAAAGAAAATGAATTATATCTGAATGTCTATTTTGAAGAAGAGTACTATCCCTTCGGTACAGAAGATTCCAAAAACCGGTTGGAAGATTATCTGGCCCGAGAAGAGATAGAGATGACTGCATATCTTTTTGACCTGCTGGAAGAAGATTAA
- a CDS encoding nuclear transport factor 2 family protein, whose product MEDDVNVQKAVLNLLEEYTQAYHEKDLDGILKLFIDNADMVIIGTGYDEWIKGYKNLRLGFERDFNQADTINVKLRDVNISSTGKVAWLSAHMTMDARVDGHEIYLPGRLTAVVVETDDQWLFTQLHYSLPAVEQDEGKAWPDL is encoded by the coding sequence ATGGAAGATGATGTTAACGTGCAAAAAGCCGTATTAAACCTTTTAGAAGAATACACCCAAGCATACCACGAGAAAGATCTTGATGGAATTCTGAAACTCTTCATAGACAATGCCGACATGGTGATAATTGGAACCGGATATGACGAATGGATCAAAGGCTATAAAAATCTTCGATTAGGATTTGAAAGAGATTTCAATCAAGCCGATACCATAAATGTTAAGTTAAGGGATGTTAACATCTCTTCCACTGGTAAAGTAGCCTGGTTATCAGCTCACATGACTATGGACGCCAGGGTCGATGGCCATGAAATCTACCTTCCAGGTCGCCTCACTGCTGTGGTCGTTGAAACCGACGATCAGTGGCTTTTCACACAACTACATTATTCCCTGCCTGCGGTTGAACAGGATGAAGGTAAAGCATGGCCTGATCTGTGA
- a CDS encoding HEAT repeat domain-containing protein, with protein sequence MVEEHKRIDFLVEELKSDDWNVREDAAELLGEVGEPDAVQPLIKALEDEDWHVREAAALSLGIFEDEQSVEPLIRLMDDEKANVRYGAAISLSMIGDERAVDVLQKATEDKNSVVRKVAKVALKEVKNRL encoded by the coding sequence TTGGTAGAAGAACATAAAAGAATTGATTTTCTTGTGGAAGAACTAAAAAGTGATGATTGGAATGTTCGTGAAGATGCTGCTGAACTTTTAGGGGAAGTTGGGGAACCAGACGCAGTGCAACCTTTAATAAAAGCCCTGGAAGATGAAGACTGGCATGTTAGAGAGGCAGCTGCACTTTCCCTGGGAATATTTGAAGATGAACAATCTGTAGAACCTTTGATTAGGCTCATGGATGACGAAAAAGCCAATGTAAGATATGGGGCTGCTATCAGTCTCTCCATGATAGGTGATGAGCGTGCTGTGGATGTTTTACAAAAAGCAACTGAAGATAAAAATTCAGTGGTTCGTAAAGTTGCAAAAGTAGCCCTTAAAGAAGTTAAAAACCGCCTTTAA
- a CDS encoding dihydromethanopterin reductase (acceptor): MKIAWAFTGAGHLLLESVETLEKIAGKHQVTVLLSGAGEEVLKMYGLFNRVKAVTGGYYKELVLEKDQMWSYPISGRFSLGRYDLLIVSPTTSNTIAKLVHGIADSLVTNAVAQSGKGKTKTLMVPVDMESGDLETVLPSKLELDLCQNCSTCEAAAACPPDAITPGVEINLLKCQGCAACQLACPYGAVSGGSIITIHMREIDIENTRKLHQLEGVEVLKDPSEILTHF, translated from the coding sequence ATGAAAATTGCTTGGGCATTCACTGGAGCCGGTCACCTGCTCCTGGAAAGTGTGGAAACACTGGAAAAGATTGCAGGGAAGCATCAGGTCACTGTGCTGCTTTCTGGTGCTGGTGAAGAAGTGCTGAAGATGTACGGCCTTTTTAACCGGGTAAAAGCTGTTACCGGTGGTTATTACAAGGAACTGGTTCTGGAAAAAGACCAGATGTGGAGTTATCCCATATCAGGTCGTTTTTCCCTGGGAAGATATGACCTGTTGATTGTTTCCCCCACCACTTCCAACACCATTGCCAAACTGGTGCACGGAATCGCAGACAGCCTGGTGACCAATGCAGTGGCCCAATCAGGTAAAGGGAAAACAAAAACTCTGATGGTGCCGGTAGATATGGAATCCGGAGACCTGGAAACCGTCTTACCATCTAAACTGGAGCTTGATCTGTGTCAGAACTGTTCTACTTGCGAGGCTGCAGCAGCATGCCCTCCAGATGCCATCACCCCTGGAGTGGAGATCAACCTCCTGAAATGTCAGGGTTGCGCTGCATGTCAACTTGCATGCCCCTACGGGGCGGTAAGTGGAGGTAGCATCATCACCATCCACATGCGTGAGATTGACATTGAAAACACCAGGAAACTGCACCAGCTGGAAGGAGTGGAAGTCTTAAAAGATCCATCAGAAATTTTGACTCATTTTTAA
- the glyA gene encoding serine hydroxymethyltransferase, whose translation MSNNEKYAQEIKDITKKHHEWMKNSINLIASENITSISVREALATDLSHRYAEGLPCHRLYEGCQYIDDIENLTIDLSKKLYNAEHANVQPISGVVANMGSFFALAQHGDGMMALEVPVGGHISHANVSAAGIRGLKVSPHPFDEEKMNIDADAMKKEILARKPKIVLLGGSLFLFPHPVEEAKEAADEVGAKVMYDGAHVLGLIAGGKFQDPLKEGADLLVGSTHKTFPGPQGGIILCKEELSKKIDDAVFPGVVSNHHLHHLAALGIATAEMAEFGAAYAQQIIKNAKALAQSFHELGFNVLCEDLGFTESHQVAMDVSNIGKASKMAKDLEANNIILNKNLLPWDDVNRSDDPSGIRVGTQELTRRGLKESHMAEVAELIRKVAVDGKDAKTEVSEFISSFDTVHYAFRGDRAYDYIEF comes from the coding sequence ATGTCAAATAATGAAAAATACGCCCAGGAAATAAAGGATATTACCAAAAAACATCACGAATGGATGAAAAATAGTATAAATCTCATTGCCAGTGAGAACATTACCAGCATCAGCGTCAGAGAGGCACTGGCCACTGACCTATCCCACCGGTATGCAGAAGGACTGCCCTGTCACCGGTTGTATGAGGGATGCCAGTACATTGATGATATTGAAAACCTCACCATTGACCTATCCAAAAAACTGTATAACGCAGAGCACGCTAATGTACAACCTATATCCGGTGTAGTTGCCAATATGGGGTCTTTTTTTGCGTTAGCCCAACATGGTGATGGTATGATGGCCCTGGAAGTTCCAGTAGGAGGCCATATCAGTCACGCCAATGTAAGTGCAGCGGGTATCAGAGGACTCAAAGTATCACCCCACCCCTTTGATGAAGAAAAAATGAACATCGATGCCGACGCCATGAAAAAGGAAATACTCGCCCGTAAACCAAAAATAGTCCTTTTAGGCGGTAGTTTATTCCTCTTCCCTCATCCTGTGGAAGAAGCCAAAGAAGCAGCAGATGAAGTGGGAGCCAAAGTAATGTACGATGGTGCACACGTTCTGGGACTCATTGCTGGAGGCAAGTTCCAGGATCCATTGAAAGAAGGAGCAGATTTACTGGTGGGAAGTACCCACAAGACATTCCCTGGACCTCAGGGAGGTATAATTCTTTGTAAAGAAGAATTAAGCAAAAAAATTGATGATGCAGTCTTCCCAGGTGTGGTAAGTAACCATCACCTGCATCACTTAGCTGCCCTAGGTATAGCCACTGCAGAAATGGCAGAATTCGGAGCAGCCTATGCCCAACAAATTATCAAAAATGCAAAGGCACTGGCACAGAGTTTCCATGAACTGGGTTTCAATGTACTATGTGAAGATCTGGGATTCACTGAATCCCATCAGGTGGCCATGGATGTCTCCAACATTGGAAAAGCATCCAAGATGGCTAAAGACCTGGAAGCCAACAATATAATCCTCAACAAGAATTTATTACCATGGGATGATGTTAACCGCTCCGATGACCCATCAGGTATACGTGTGGGAACACAGGAGTTAACTCGACGCGGATTAAAGGAATCACACATGGCAGAAGTTGCTGAACTAATAAGAAAGGTAGCCGTTGATGGCAAAGATGCTAAAACTGAAGTATCTGAATTTATAAGTTCTTTCGACACTGTACATTATGCTTTCCGTGGTGACAGAGCCTACGACTACATAGAATTCTGA